A stretch of the Osmerus mordax isolate fOsmMor3 chromosome 12, fOsmMor3.pri, whole genome shotgun sequence genome encodes the following:
- the LOC136953703 gene encoding short coiled-coil protein B-like isoform X1 — MSSDGDGDMENQAELEEKTRLINQVLELQHTLEDLSARVDAVKEENLKLKSENQVLGQYIENLMSASSVFQTTDTKSKRKVTKGARKDK, encoded by the exons ATGAGCTCCGACGGGGATG GTGACATGGAGAATcaggcagagctggaggagaagacgAGGCTCATAAACCAGGTGTTGGAGCTGCAACACActcttgaag ATCTGTCAGCGAGGGTGGATGCAGTAAAGGAGGAGAATCTGAAGCTGAAGTCGGAGAACCAGGTTCTGGGTCAGTACATCGAGAACCTGATGTCGGCTTCCAGCGTGTTTCAGACCACGGACACCAAGAGCAAACGAAA AGTCACTAAAGGTGCCCGGAAGGACAAATGA
- the LOC136954450 gene encoding saxitoxin and tetrodotoxin-binding protein 2: protein MMVLYGAALLAVLVACGQTALTPEECEDLVKPLEESEFYKISGRWILLEAYCDDKTAGETLLETNSTWSDFLPAADNKTLILQQGIMLEETCVFYSVNMTVVNNTLVANNGNYINIASFLQTCPECLIIHDNVTSRGKLVQYLLVYGNTSKLPDPVLETIRNQAECLKFQQPPQFTYDGVAELCTQKTEDKDRMDK from the exons ATGATGGTTCTCTATGGAGCGGCTCTCCTGGCGGTGCTGGTAGCGTGTGGGCAGACAGCTCTCACCCCCGAGGAATGTGAGGATTTGGTGAAGCCCCTTGAGGAATCAGAGTTCTACAAG ATCTCTGGAAGATGGATCCTCCTTGAGGCCTATTGTGATGATAAGACTGCCGGAGAGACACTGCTGGAAACCAACAGTACCTGGTCAGACTTTCTCCCTGCAGCAGACAACAAGACCCTCATCCTGCAACAGGGCATCATGCT TGAGGAGACGTGTGTCTTTTATTCCGTGAACATGACTGTGGTCAACAACACTCTCGTTGCAAACA ATGGGAATTACATCAACATAGCAAGCTTCCTGCAAACCTGCCCCGAGTGCCTCATTATACATGACAATGTCACATCCAGAGGGAAACTTGTCCAGTATCTTCTTGTTTatg GAAACACTAGCAAACTGCCTGATCCTGTGCTGGAGACAATTAGGAATCAAGCAGAGTGCCTCAAGTTCCAGCAGCCTCCACAGTTCACCTATGATGGAGTTGCAG AATTGTGTACTCAGAAGACAGAGGACAAGGACAGAATGGACAAGtga
- the zgc:154054 gene encoding alpha-1,3-mannosyl-glycoprotein 4-beta-N-acetylglucosaminyltransferase B-like isoform X2 codes for MKLTFFKLICLLALGSFLSLTWFTAVRDEQDAVNPSMLVLFERLLVAESKGQLLSVELSQVLGHFKNLNKTHNITEKEKWSALSPMLPNPYLYLPHLRDHPDSLTPNVLLGQGRTRVSLVLGIPTVKRAKQTYLVSTLNSLLYDLTPSERNDMLIVVFVAETDIEYVRSVAATIEKNFPKDVQSGLLEVVSPSQYFYPNFSSLRETFGDTKDRVKWRTKQNLDYSYLMLYAQNKGTYYVQLEDDIVAKPKYSLTMKDCASQRANQDWLFLEFSQLGFIGKMFRTSELPMIAEFFLMFHKDKPIDWLLDHILWVKACNPEKDAKDCNQQKAALKHRFSPSLFQHVGLHSSLPGKLQHLKDKDFGKQPQYVGHSNPTAELSSSLKHYQQHSLERAYRGEDFFWGLSPTTGDYILIHFTQPLKVTGYRFRSGNLETNGDRFYNTTVEALPSDDLKRDMKIEGLSPGYQILEDGFIVIGSFTDGVAEGEINPAIQSLSAIRLMVHSDSDVWVLLSEIFIKV; via the exons ATGAAGCTCACGTTTTTCAAACTTATATGTCTTCTAGCTTTAGGAAGTTTTCTGTCCCTCACCTGGTTTACAGCGGTTCGTGATGAACAGG aTGCTGTCAACCCTAGTATGCTGGTTCTGTTTGAGCGTCTGCTGGTGGCCGAGTCCAAGGGCCAGTTGTTGTCTGTAGAACTGAGCCAGGTTCTGGGCCATTTCAAGAACCTCAACAAGACTCACAACATCACAG AGAAGGAGAAATGGAGCGCCCTGTCACCCATGCTGCCCAACCCTTACCTCTACCTGCCCCATCTCAGGGACCATCCAGACAGCCTCACCCCCAATGTGCTGCTGGGTCAGGGCCGCACAAGAg tgtcACTGGTGCTGGGCATCCCTACAGTAAAAAGGGCGAAGCAGACCTACCTCGTTAGTACCCTCAACTCTCTCCTCTACGACCTTACGCCATCTGAAAGGAATGACATGTTGATCGTTGTCTTTGTCGCTGAG ACGGATATAGAGTATGTGAGAAGTGTCGCAGCAACTATAGAGAAGAA TTTTCCCAAGGATGTGCAGTCAGGACTGTTGGAGGTGGTGTCCCCCTCTCAGTACTTCTACCCCAACTTTAGCAGCCTCAGAGAAACCTTTGGAGACACCAAAGACAGGGTCAA ATGGAGAACAAAGCAGAACTTGGACTACAGCTACCTAATGCTCTATGCCCAGAATAAGGGAACCTATTATGTACAG tTAGAGGATGACATCGTGGCCAAGCCTAAATACTCTCTGACCATGAAGGATTGTGCCAGTCAGCGGGCCAACCAAGACTGGCTCTTTCTAGAGTTCTCTCAGCTGGGCTTCATTG GTAAAATGTTTCGGACCAGCGAGCTACCAATGATAGCAGAGTTCTTTCTGATGTTCCACAAAGACAAGCCCATTGACTGGCTGTTAGACCACATACTGTGGGTGAAGGCATGTAACCCTGAGAAGGATGCG aaGGACTGTAACCAGCAGAAGGCTGCGCTCAAGCATAGATTttcgccctctctcttccaaCATGTTGGCCTGCACTCCTCTCTGCCTGGGAAACTACAACATCTCAAG gATAAGGACTTTGGGAAGCAACCCCAGTATGTGGGCCACAGCAACCCTACAGCAGAGCTGAGCAGCAGTCTGAAGCACTACCAGCAGCACAGTCTGGAGAGGGCCTACAGGGGGGAGGACTTCTTCTGGGGGCTCTCTCCCACCACCGGGGACTACATCCTCATCCACTTTACCCAGCCCCTCAAAGTCACAGG GTACCGATTCCGCAGTGGAAACCTGGAGACCAATGGGGATAGGTTCTACAACACCACTGTGGAAGCCCTCCCTAGTGAC GATTTAAAGAGAGACATGAAAATAGAAGGCCTGTCTCCTGGATACCAAATATTGGAGGACGGCTTCATAGTGATTG gttcctTTACAGATGGGGTGGCAGAAGGAGAGATTAACCCGGCCATTCAGTCACTCTCTGCAATACGCCTCATGGTGCACTCTGACTCTGATGTTTGGGTCCTATTGAGTgag ATATTTATTAAAGTttga
- the mmp17b gene encoding matrix metalloproteinase-17b isoform X3 has product MKTAVWCVLLICLCGRTLTVAVVGVPSAATPTDTTLPSSPESVTPTKDESSELVDWLMRYGYLPPPDPSTGQLQAWTAVTHAVTAMQKFAGLKETGFVDKETLTLMQTPRCSLPDNEEETLGPQANQLHPGWSLRRKRAIVAWTSRNINWRLGSYPVTSSLSRETIRSLVFYALRVAGPEMADLQVDFLRGFHGDGYPFDGAGGAVGHAFFPSDPTRAGGVHLDAEEEWAFRQPASEGTDLFTVLVHEFGHALGLSHSSTRRSVMRPYYQGPAGDPLQYRLGSHDQEHITSLYGKRSQLLASDAPRLATEAQLRHRGHGHRHKHSPSVDRCNTSFDAVAKIRGETFFFKGLSMWRVSAGGLVSGRAASVRRLWGGLPPDLPPLKAVLERHSDHAIIFISGSQFWLFRDLLLQEGYPQPLSDLREVSEAGTRSESGPGGLPGAGAGSGAEENGGVEPGLVWDSVEGPVWAETREAGSGGQEEDSQTWTKLIRDGVNGISEEQDGSIILFKGHSYWKFPYPGSALEKGYPRSLATDWLDCPNPSAPVLDDLSLSFSPPTERQELRERWMEERGREEKGGQRRDQGLDRHRGREGLQPWPCTCMNQAVEGDVTPLIPILVFTLIPLLFE; this is encoded by the exons ATGAAGACGGCGGTTTGGTGCGTGTTATTGATTTGTTTGTGCGGGCGCACACTAACGGTGGCCGTCGTTGGAGTCCCAAGCGCTGCTACCCCAACGGACACAACTTTACCTTCCTCCCCTGAGTCGGTGACACCAACGAAAGACGAGAGCTCGGAATTAGTG gATTGGCTGATGCGATATGGCTACCTCCcgccccctgacccctccactgGACAGCTACAGGCCTGGACAGCTGTCACTCATGCTGTGACAGCCATGCAGAAATTTGCAGGGCTGAAAGAGACTGGATTTGTAG ATAAGGAGACACTGACTCTGATGCAAACACCACGCTGTTCTTTGCCTGACAATGAGGAGGAGACACTCGGACCCCAAGCCAATCAGCTCCACCCGGGGTGGAGCCTGAGGAGGAAGCGGGCCATTGTTGCGTGGACAAGCAGGAACATCAACTGGAG GCTGGGCTCCTATCCTGTAACATCTTCTCTCTCCCGTGAGACGATTCGCTCCCTGGTGTTCTATGCCCTGAGG GTGGCAGGCCCCGAGATGGCCGACCTACAAGTTGACTTCCTCCGCGGTTTCCACGGTGACGGCTACCCCTTTGACGGAGCCGGGGGTGCTGTTGGCCACGCCTTCTTCCCCTCAGACCCCACCCGAGCGGGTGGGGTCCACCTGGATGCAGAGGAGGAGTGGGCCTTCCGCCAGCCAG CCTCAGAGGGGACTGATCTGTTCACTGTTCTGGTGCATGAGTTTGGCCACGCCCTGGGCCTGTCCCACTCCTCCACGAGGCGCTCGGTGATGAGGCCGTACTACCAGGGTCCTGCAGGAGACCCGCTCCAATACCGCCTCGGCAGCCACGACCAGGAACACATCACCAGCCTCTACG gtaagaGGAGTCAGCTGCTGGCCTCAGACGCCCCTCGCCTCGCCACTGAGGCTCAGCTGCGCCATCGAGGccatggacacagacacaaacacag TCCCTCTGTAGACCGATGCAACACCAGCTTTGATGCCGTGGCCAAGATCAGGGGAGAGACCTTTTTCTTTAAGG GGTTGAGTATGTGGAGGGTCAGTGCTGGAGGGTTGGTGTCAGGCCGGGCAGCCTCAGTGCGGAGGCTGTGGGGGGGTCTGCCTCCTGACCTGCCACCCCTGAAGGCCGTGCTGGAGAGACACTCGGACCACGCCATCATCTTCATCAGTG GCTCCCAATTCTGGTTGTTCAGGGACCTCTTACTCCAGGAGGGCTACCCACAACCACTCTCTGATCTCAGGGAGGTGTCAGAGGCTGGAACCAGGTCAGAGTCTGGGCCTGGGGGTTTGCCTGGTGCTGGAGCTGGTTCTGGGGCAGAAGAAAATGGAGGCGTGGAGCCAGGTCTGGTCTGGGACTCAGTGGAGGGACCAGTGTGGGCGGAGACCAGGGAGGCGGGGTCAGGAGGTCAGGAAGAGGATAGTCAAACCTGGACAAAACTCATTAGAGACGGAGTGAATGGGATCAGCGAAGAGCAAGATG GCTCCATCATTCTCTTCAAAGGACATTCTTACTGGAAATTTCCCTACCCAGGCTCCGCCCTAGAGAAGGGGTATCCTCGATCCCTGGCTACCGATTGGCTGGACTGCCCAAACCCATCAGCTCCTGTCCTGGacgacctttctctctctttctctccgcccACAGAACGGCAGGAGCTccgggagagatggatggaggagagagggagggaggagaaaggagggcagaggagagaccaaggtctggacagacacagaggcagagagggactgCAGCCCTGGCCATGCACTTGCATGAACCAAGCAGTAGAAGGCGACGTGACTCCCTTGATTCCTATTCTGGTTTTCACGTTAATCCCTCTGTTGTTTGAGTGA
- the zgc:154054 gene encoding alpha-1,3-mannosyl-glycoprotein 4-beta-N-acetylglucosaminyltransferase B-like isoform X1: protein MKLTFFKLICLLALGSFLSLTWFTAVRDEQDAVNPSMLVLFERLLVAESKGQLLSVELSQVLGHFKNLNKTHNITEKEKWSALSPMLPNPYLYLPHLRDHPDSLTPNVLLGQGRTRVSLVLGIPTVKRAKQTYLVSTLNSLLYDLTPSERNDMLIVVFVAETDIEYVRSVAATIEKNFPKDVQSGLLEVVSPSQYFYPNFSSLRETFGDTKDRVKWRTKQNLDYSYLMLYAQNKGTYYVQLEDDIVAKPKYSLTMKDCASQRANQDWLFLEFSQLGFIGKMFRTSELPMIAEFFLMFHKDKPIDWLLDHILWVKACNPEKDAKDCNQQKAALKHRFSPSLFQHVGLHSSLPGKLQHLKDKDFGKQPQYVGHSNPTAELSSSLKHYQQHSLERAYRGEDFFWGLSPTTGDYILIHFTQPLKVTGYRFRSGNLETNGDRFYNTTVEALPSDDLKRDMKIEGLSPGYQILEDGFIVIGSFTDGVAEGEINPAIQSLSAIRLMVHSDSDVWVLLSEVWCVCLCRCVSVAISLRLQGKLGFP, encoded by the exons ATGAAGCTCACGTTTTTCAAACTTATATGTCTTCTAGCTTTAGGAAGTTTTCTGTCCCTCACCTGGTTTACAGCGGTTCGTGATGAACAGG aTGCTGTCAACCCTAGTATGCTGGTTCTGTTTGAGCGTCTGCTGGTGGCCGAGTCCAAGGGCCAGTTGTTGTCTGTAGAACTGAGCCAGGTTCTGGGCCATTTCAAGAACCTCAACAAGACTCACAACATCACAG AGAAGGAGAAATGGAGCGCCCTGTCACCCATGCTGCCCAACCCTTACCTCTACCTGCCCCATCTCAGGGACCATCCAGACAGCCTCACCCCCAATGTGCTGCTGGGTCAGGGCCGCACAAGAg tgtcACTGGTGCTGGGCATCCCTACAGTAAAAAGGGCGAAGCAGACCTACCTCGTTAGTACCCTCAACTCTCTCCTCTACGACCTTACGCCATCTGAAAGGAATGACATGTTGATCGTTGTCTTTGTCGCTGAG ACGGATATAGAGTATGTGAGAAGTGTCGCAGCAACTATAGAGAAGAA TTTTCCCAAGGATGTGCAGTCAGGACTGTTGGAGGTGGTGTCCCCCTCTCAGTACTTCTACCCCAACTTTAGCAGCCTCAGAGAAACCTTTGGAGACACCAAAGACAGGGTCAA ATGGAGAACAAAGCAGAACTTGGACTACAGCTACCTAATGCTCTATGCCCAGAATAAGGGAACCTATTATGTACAG tTAGAGGATGACATCGTGGCCAAGCCTAAATACTCTCTGACCATGAAGGATTGTGCCAGTCAGCGGGCCAACCAAGACTGGCTCTTTCTAGAGTTCTCTCAGCTGGGCTTCATTG GTAAAATGTTTCGGACCAGCGAGCTACCAATGATAGCAGAGTTCTTTCTGATGTTCCACAAAGACAAGCCCATTGACTGGCTGTTAGACCACATACTGTGGGTGAAGGCATGTAACCCTGAGAAGGATGCG aaGGACTGTAACCAGCAGAAGGCTGCGCTCAAGCATAGATTttcgccctctctcttccaaCATGTTGGCCTGCACTCCTCTCTGCCTGGGAAACTACAACATCTCAAG gATAAGGACTTTGGGAAGCAACCCCAGTATGTGGGCCACAGCAACCCTACAGCAGAGCTGAGCAGCAGTCTGAAGCACTACCAGCAGCACAGTCTGGAGAGGGCCTACAGGGGGGAGGACTTCTTCTGGGGGCTCTCTCCCACCACCGGGGACTACATCCTCATCCACTTTACCCAGCCCCTCAAAGTCACAGG GTACCGATTCCGCAGTGGAAACCTGGAGACCAATGGGGATAGGTTCTACAACACCACTGTGGAAGCCCTCCCTAGTGAC GATTTAAAGAGAGACATGAAAATAGAAGGCCTGTCTCCTGGATACCAAATATTGGAGGACGGCTTCATAGTGATTG gttcctTTACAGATGGGGTGGCAGAAGGAGAGATTAACCCGGCCATTCAGTCACTCTCTGCAATACGCCTCATGGTGCACTCTGACTCTGATGTTTGGGTCCTATTGAGTgaggtatggtgtgtgtgtttgtgtaggtgtgtgtcagtggcaatttctttaagactgcaagggaagctcggcttcccctaa
- the LOC136953703 gene encoding short coiled-coil protein B-like isoform X2, protein MSSDGDGDMENQAELEEKTRLINQVLELQHTLEDLSARVDAVKEENLKLKSENQVLGQYIENLMSASSVFQTTDTKSKRK, encoded by the exons ATGAGCTCCGACGGGGATG GTGACATGGAGAATcaggcagagctggaggagaagacgAGGCTCATAAACCAGGTGTTGGAGCTGCAACACActcttgaag ATCTGTCAGCGAGGGTGGATGCAGTAAAGGAGGAGAATCTGAAGCTGAAGTCGGAGAACCAGGTTCTGGGTCAGTACATCGAGAACCTGATGTCGGCTTCCAGCGTGTTTCAGACCACGGACACCAAGAGCAAACGAAAGTAA
- the mmp17b gene encoding matrix metalloproteinase-17b isoform X1: MKTAVWCVLLICLCGRTLTVAVVGVPSAATPTDTTLPSSPESVTPTKDESSELVDWLMRYGYLPPPDPSTGQLQAWTAVTHAVTAMQKFAGLKETGFVDKETLTLMQTPRCSLPDNEEETLGPQANQLHPGWSLRRKRAIVAWTSRNINWRLGSYPVTSSLSRETIRSLVFYALRVWAEPTPLEFHEVAGPEMADLQVDFLRGFHGDGYPFDGAGGAVGHAFFPSDPTRAGGVHLDAEEEWAFRQPASEGTDLFTVLVHEFGHALGLSHSSTRRSVMRPYYQGPAGDPLQYRLGSHDQEHITSLYGKRSQLLASDAPRLATEAQLRHRGHGHRHKHSPSVDRCNTSFDAVAKIRGETFFFKGLSMWRVSAGGLVSGRAASVRRLWGGLPPDLPPLKAVLERHSDHAIIFISGSQFWLFRDLLLQEGYPQPLSDLREVSEAGTRSESGPGGLPGAGAGSGAEENGGVEPGLVWDSVEGPVWAETREAGSGGQEEDSQTWTKLIRDGVNGISEEQDGSIILFKGHSYWKFPYPGSALEKGYPRSLATDWLDCPNPSAPVLDDLSLSFSPPTERQELRERWMEERGREEKGGQRRDQGLDRHRGREGLQPWPCTCMNQAVEGDVTPLIPILVFTLIPLLFE, encoded by the exons ATGAAGACGGCGGTTTGGTGCGTGTTATTGATTTGTTTGTGCGGGCGCACACTAACGGTGGCCGTCGTTGGAGTCCCAAGCGCTGCTACCCCAACGGACACAACTTTACCTTCCTCCCCTGAGTCGGTGACACCAACGAAAGACGAGAGCTCGGAATTAGTG gATTGGCTGATGCGATATGGCTACCTCCcgccccctgacccctccactgGACAGCTACAGGCCTGGACAGCTGTCACTCATGCTGTGACAGCCATGCAGAAATTTGCAGGGCTGAAAGAGACTGGATTTGTAG ATAAGGAGACACTGACTCTGATGCAAACACCACGCTGTTCTTTGCCTGACAATGAGGAGGAGACACTCGGACCCCAAGCCAATCAGCTCCACCCGGGGTGGAGCCTGAGGAGGAAGCGGGCCATTGTTGCGTGGACAAGCAGGAACATCAACTGGAG GCTGGGCTCCTATCCTGTAACATCTTCTCTCTCCCGTGAGACGATTCGCTCCCTGGTGTTCTATGCCCTGAGGGTATGGGCAGAGCCAACACCTCTGGAGTTCCATGAA GTGGCAGGCCCCGAGATGGCCGACCTACAAGTTGACTTCCTCCGCGGTTTCCACGGTGACGGCTACCCCTTTGACGGAGCCGGGGGTGCTGTTGGCCACGCCTTCTTCCCCTCAGACCCCACCCGAGCGGGTGGGGTCCACCTGGATGCAGAGGAGGAGTGGGCCTTCCGCCAGCCAG CCTCAGAGGGGACTGATCTGTTCACTGTTCTGGTGCATGAGTTTGGCCACGCCCTGGGCCTGTCCCACTCCTCCACGAGGCGCTCGGTGATGAGGCCGTACTACCAGGGTCCTGCAGGAGACCCGCTCCAATACCGCCTCGGCAGCCACGACCAGGAACACATCACCAGCCTCTACG gtaagaGGAGTCAGCTGCTGGCCTCAGACGCCCCTCGCCTCGCCACTGAGGCTCAGCTGCGCCATCGAGGccatggacacagacacaaacacag TCCCTCTGTAGACCGATGCAACACCAGCTTTGATGCCGTGGCCAAGATCAGGGGAGAGACCTTTTTCTTTAAGG GGTTGAGTATGTGGAGGGTCAGTGCTGGAGGGTTGGTGTCAGGCCGGGCAGCCTCAGTGCGGAGGCTGTGGGGGGGTCTGCCTCCTGACCTGCCACCCCTGAAGGCCGTGCTGGAGAGACACTCGGACCACGCCATCATCTTCATCAGTG GCTCCCAATTCTGGTTGTTCAGGGACCTCTTACTCCAGGAGGGCTACCCACAACCACTCTCTGATCTCAGGGAGGTGTCAGAGGCTGGAACCAGGTCAGAGTCTGGGCCTGGGGGTTTGCCTGGTGCTGGAGCTGGTTCTGGGGCAGAAGAAAATGGAGGCGTGGAGCCAGGTCTGGTCTGGGACTCAGTGGAGGGACCAGTGTGGGCGGAGACCAGGGAGGCGGGGTCAGGAGGTCAGGAAGAGGATAGTCAAACCTGGACAAAACTCATTAGAGACGGAGTGAATGGGATCAGCGAAGAGCAAGATG GCTCCATCATTCTCTTCAAAGGACATTCTTACTGGAAATTTCCCTACCCAGGCTCCGCCCTAGAGAAGGGGTATCCTCGATCCCTGGCTACCGATTGGCTGGACTGCCCAAACCCATCAGCTCCTGTCCTGGacgacctttctctctctttctctccgcccACAGAACGGCAGGAGCTccgggagagatggatggaggagagagggagggaggagaaaggagggcagaggagagaccaaggtctggacagacacagaggcagagagggactgCAGCCCTGGCCATGCACTTGCATGAACCAAGCAGTAGAAGGCGACGTGACTCCCTTGATTCCTATTCTGGTTTTCACGTTAATCCCTCTGTTGTTTGAGTGA
- the mmp17b gene encoding matrix metalloproteinase-17b isoform X2, translating into MKTAVWCVLLICLCGRTLTVAVVGVPSAATPTDTTLPSSPESVTPTKDESSELVDWLMRYGYLPPPDPSTGQLQAWTAVTHAVTAMQKFAGLKETGFVDKETLTLMQTPRCSLPDNEEETLGPQANQLHPGWSLRRKRAIVAWTSRNINWRLGSYPVTSSLSRETIRSLVFYALRVWAEPTPLEFHEVAGPEMADLQVDFLRGFHGDGYPFDGAGGAVGHAFFPSDPTRAGGVHLDAEEEWAFRQPEGTDLFTVLVHEFGHALGLSHSSTRRSVMRPYYQGPAGDPLQYRLGSHDQEHITSLYGKRSQLLASDAPRLATEAQLRHRGHGHRHKHSPSVDRCNTSFDAVAKIRGETFFFKGLSMWRVSAGGLVSGRAASVRRLWGGLPPDLPPLKAVLERHSDHAIIFISGSQFWLFRDLLLQEGYPQPLSDLREVSEAGTRSESGPGGLPGAGAGSGAEENGGVEPGLVWDSVEGPVWAETREAGSGGQEEDSQTWTKLIRDGVNGISEEQDGSIILFKGHSYWKFPYPGSALEKGYPRSLATDWLDCPNPSAPVLDDLSLSFSPPTERQELRERWMEERGREEKGGQRRDQGLDRHRGREGLQPWPCTCMNQAVEGDVTPLIPILVFTLIPLLFE; encoded by the exons ATGAAGACGGCGGTTTGGTGCGTGTTATTGATTTGTTTGTGCGGGCGCACACTAACGGTGGCCGTCGTTGGAGTCCCAAGCGCTGCTACCCCAACGGACACAACTTTACCTTCCTCCCCTGAGTCGGTGACACCAACGAAAGACGAGAGCTCGGAATTAGTG gATTGGCTGATGCGATATGGCTACCTCCcgccccctgacccctccactgGACAGCTACAGGCCTGGACAGCTGTCACTCATGCTGTGACAGCCATGCAGAAATTTGCAGGGCTGAAAGAGACTGGATTTGTAG ATAAGGAGACACTGACTCTGATGCAAACACCACGCTGTTCTTTGCCTGACAATGAGGAGGAGACACTCGGACCCCAAGCCAATCAGCTCCACCCGGGGTGGAGCCTGAGGAGGAAGCGGGCCATTGTTGCGTGGACAAGCAGGAACATCAACTGGAG GCTGGGCTCCTATCCTGTAACATCTTCTCTCTCCCGTGAGACGATTCGCTCCCTGGTGTTCTATGCCCTGAGGGTATGGGCAGAGCCAACACCTCTGGAGTTCCATGAA GTGGCAGGCCCCGAGATGGCCGACCTACAAGTTGACTTCCTCCGCGGTTTCCACGGTGACGGCTACCCCTTTGACGGAGCCGGGGGTGCTGTTGGCCACGCCTTCTTCCCCTCAGACCCCACCCGAGCGGGTGGGGTCCACCTGGATGCAGAGGAGGAGTGGGCCTTCCGCCAGCCAG AGGGGACTGATCTGTTCACTGTTCTGGTGCATGAGTTTGGCCACGCCCTGGGCCTGTCCCACTCCTCCACGAGGCGCTCGGTGATGAGGCCGTACTACCAGGGTCCTGCAGGAGACCCGCTCCAATACCGCCTCGGCAGCCACGACCAGGAACACATCACCAGCCTCTACG gtaagaGGAGTCAGCTGCTGGCCTCAGACGCCCCTCGCCTCGCCACTGAGGCTCAGCTGCGCCATCGAGGccatggacacagacacaaacacag TCCCTCTGTAGACCGATGCAACACCAGCTTTGATGCCGTGGCCAAGATCAGGGGAGAGACCTTTTTCTTTAAGG GGTTGAGTATGTGGAGGGTCAGTGCTGGAGGGTTGGTGTCAGGCCGGGCAGCCTCAGTGCGGAGGCTGTGGGGGGGTCTGCCTCCTGACCTGCCACCCCTGAAGGCCGTGCTGGAGAGACACTCGGACCACGCCATCATCTTCATCAGTG GCTCCCAATTCTGGTTGTTCAGGGACCTCTTACTCCAGGAGGGCTACCCACAACCACTCTCTGATCTCAGGGAGGTGTCAGAGGCTGGAACCAGGTCAGAGTCTGGGCCTGGGGGTTTGCCTGGTGCTGGAGCTGGTTCTGGGGCAGAAGAAAATGGAGGCGTGGAGCCAGGTCTGGTCTGGGACTCAGTGGAGGGACCAGTGTGGGCGGAGACCAGGGAGGCGGGGTCAGGAGGTCAGGAAGAGGATAGTCAAACCTGGACAAAACTCATTAGAGACGGAGTGAATGGGATCAGCGAAGAGCAAGATG GCTCCATCATTCTCTTCAAAGGACATTCTTACTGGAAATTTCCCTACCCAGGCTCCGCCCTAGAGAAGGGGTATCCTCGATCCCTGGCTACCGATTGGCTGGACTGCCCAAACCCATCAGCTCCTGTCCTGGacgacctttctctctctttctctccgcccACAGAACGGCAGGAGCTccgggagagatggatggaggagagagggagggaggagaaaggagggcagaggagagaccaaggtctggacagacacagaggcagagagggactgCAGCCCTGGCCATGCACTTGCATGAACCAAGCAGTAGAAGGCGACGTGACTCCCTTGATTCCTATTCTGGTTTTCACGTTAATCCCTCTGTTGTTTGAGTGA